Proteins from one Patescibacteria group bacterium genomic window:
- a CDS encoding DNA alkylation repair protein: protein MQHAREVEVALKCLGTPAKAKSSAWFFKTGEGHYGHGDIFYGVTVPEQRRVAKEFKDLPPAEIVKLLANPVHECRLMALLILVGQYQRADEKTKMRIAKFYVSRAKQINNWDLVDASASYILGTELADKKRTMLYKLARSKNLWERRIAIVSTHAFIRRDDFADTFKIAQILISDGHDLIHKATGWMLREVGKRDQRQLEQFLQKHAFVMPRTMLRYAIEKFSEKKRKVYLSMPSELKKSASSLPSILR, encoded by the coding sequence ATGCAACATGCTCGCGAGGTAGAAGTAGCTCTCAAGTGTCTTGGCACACCCGCCAAAGCAAAATCATCAGCGTGGTTTTTTAAAACAGGCGAGGGGCACTATGGCCACGGTGATATTTTTTATGGCGTCACGGTACCCGAACAGCGACGCGTAGCAAAAGAGTTCAAAGATTTACCGCCCGCAGAAATTGTCAAGCTTTTGGCAAATCCTGTCCACGAGTGTCGGCTGATGGCACTTTTGATTTTGGTGGGGCAATATCAGCGCGCTGACGAAAAAACAAAGATGCGTATTGCCAAATTTTATGTCTCGCGCGCAAAACAAATAAATAATTGGGATTTAGTTGATGCCTCAGCGAGCTATATTTTGGGCACTGAGCTTGCTGATAAAAAACGCACTATGTTATACAAACTCGCGCGGTCAAAAAATTTGTGGGAGCGGCGCATAGCGATTGTCTCCACCCATGCATTTATCCGGCGTGATGATTTTGCAGATACCTTTAAGATCGCACAAATACTCATATCAGACGGGCATGATCTTATACACAAAGCTACGGGCTGGATGCTGCGCGAAGTAGGCAAGCGTGACCAGCGCCAGCTTGAACAATTTTTACAAAAACACGCATTTGTGATGCCACGCACGATGCTGCGCTATGCGATAGAAAAATTTTCTGAGAAAAAACGCAAAGTTTACCTATCGATGCCGAGCGAGCTCAAAAAATCTGCAAGTTCTTTGCCTTCTATCTTACGGTAG
- a CDS encoding AAA family ATPase encodes MTQDTALSILKTGANVCITGEPGSGKSYLIGQYIGYLREHGIEPAITASTGIAATHIGGMTIHSWSGLGIRDALTDYDLDFLTQKEKLVERARKTHVLIIDEISMLDAHTLGMIDTILRALRRNPAPFGGMQVIFVGDFFQLPPIARGGRASRFAFEAPSWSAAGLLTCYLSEQHRQEDPVFLDMLLSIRKGEVTKNLHKHLKARNIVPDNVDVMPQLFSHNADVDHINKGELSKIPGNARIFDMHTKGSKALADSLKRGCLSPETLFLKEGARVMFTKNDFENGFFNGTLGVVTGFAEDDGLPEVRIGTGETIKVFPMEWAVEEGGKTLAKIIQVPLRLAWAITIHKSQGMSLDAALMDLSATFEYGQGYVALSRVRSLAGLYLRGYNEKSLQVHPRILEHDAAFHDSSDQAREVFTAMSTPDLQDMHHNFIRACGGTIEKGTAKISKKKIPTHEATRELLMQKLTPREIAKTRGVTVGTVIEHLEKLLRKGLIDIEADCAHFKPSGARFEKICEAFEQIRSYSDTLQLAPARSMLGESYDFEELRLARLFLERG; translated from the coding sequence ATGACCCAAGACACCGCACTTTCTATATTAAAAACCGGCGCCAATGTATGCATCACCGGCGAGCCGGGCTCTGGCAAGTCATATCTTATAGGTCAGTACATCGGGTATCTGCGCGAGCACGGTATTGAACCGGCTATTACCGCATCGACCGGCATTGCCGCGACCCATATCGGTGGCATGACGATTCATTCATGGAGTGGTCTTGGTATCCGCGACGCGCTCACCGACTACGATCTTGATTTTTTGACACAAAAAGAAAAACTCGTCGAGCGCGCGCGCAAAACTCATGTGCTGATTATCGACGAGATCTCAATGCTCGACGCACACACTCTCGGCATGATCGATACGATCTTGCGGGCGTTGCGACGAAACCCCGCGCCCTTCGGTGGTATGCAGGTGATTTTTGTAGGCGACTTTTTTCAGCTCCCACCCATCGCGCGCGGAGGCCGCGCATCACGCTTCGCATTCGAAGCGCCATCATGGAGTGCGGCGGGTTTACTGACTTGTTATCTATCCGAGCAGCATCGCCAAGAAGATCCGGTATTTCTCGATATGTTGCTCTCGATTCGCAAAGGTGAGGTGACCAAAAATCTTCACAAACATTTAAAAGCGCGCAACATTGTGCCTGACAATGTTGATGTCATGCCGCAACTCTTTTCGCACAATGCCGATGTCGATCATATCAACAAAGGCGAACTTTCAAAGATCCCCGGCAACGCGCGCATTTTTGATATGCATACAAAAGGTTCCAAGGCGCTCGCTGACTCACTCAAGCGCGGGTGTCTCTCGCCCGAAACGCTCTTCTTAAAAGAAGGCGCACGCGTGATGTTTACCAAAAATGATTTTGAAAACGGTTTTTTCAATGGCACGCTTGGCGTTGTCACCGGCTTTGCCGAAGACGACGGTTTACCCGAGGTTCGCATCGGCACCGGTGAGACGATCAAAGTATTTCCCATGGAGTGGGCGGTAGAAGAAGGCGGCAAGACACTCGCCAAAATCATCCAAGTCCCTTTGCGGCTTGCGTGGGCTATCACCATTCACAAAAGCCAAGGTATGTCACTCGATGCAGCACTCATGGATCTCTCAGCTACCTTTGAATATGGGCAGGGATATGTAGCGCTCTCTCGCGTACGCTCGCTCGCAGGTTTGTATCTGCGTGGATACAACGAAAAATCTTTGCAGGTACACCCCCGTATTTTGGAGCACGACGCGGCATTTCATGATTCATCAGACCAAGCGCGCGAAGTATTTACCGCCATGAGCACGCCCGACCTACAAGACATGCATCACAATTTTATCCGCGCCTGCGGCGGTACTATTGAAAAAGGCACAGCGAAGATATCAAAAAAGAAAATACCAACTCACGAGGCCACACGCGAACTTTTGATGCAAAAGCTCACTCCGCGCGAGATCGCCAAGACGCGAGGTGTCACCGTAGGCACGGTCATCGAGCATTTGGAAAAACTCTTGCGCAAAGGGTTGATTGATATCGAGGCTGACTGCGCGCATTTCAAGCCGTCAGGCGCGCGATTTGAGAAAATCTGCGAAGCATTTGAACAAATACGCAGTTATAGCGACACATTACAGCTCGCCCCCGCCCGTTCCATGCTGGGCGAGAGTTATGACTTTGAGGAGCTCCGTTTGGCGCGACTTTTCTTGGAGCGTGGCTAG
- a CDS encoding aminoacetone oxidase family FAD-binding enzyme → MVWDVVIIGGGPAGMIAAGRAGARGRRVLLFEKNPTLGKKLLITGGGRCNVTNNKPEVRTMLARYKKSDKFLFSAFTQFGVAETLDFFHARGMPTKEEAEGRVFPVSNKAQSVYDVLVKYMKEGGVQIQPKAKVTSIATEKSTGEIAITLADKSEIRTQSCIVASGGTSRPETGSTGDGFGWLSKLGHKVIANDMALVPIALKDAWVKKCAGVALTDIKLTTFQNGKKQKAYKGKMLFTHVGISGPAVLNMSRDVGELLRDEEEVTIMLDLFPTLDAGTLRARLQAILVADSNKKIKNVLSPFIQPALVLPLLAEAGIDSETPSHSVRTDERKTLAALLKAIPLHVAGLLGKDKAIVSSGGVELSQIDFKTMQSRVVLQLYIVGDMLNIDRPSGGYSLQLCWTTGYVAGNSC, encoded by the coding sequence ATGGTATGGGATGTAGTGATTATTGGCGGTGGTCCCGCTGGAATGATTGCGGCAGGTCGCGCGGGTGCGCGCGGGCGGCGTGTGTTGTTGTTTGAGAAAAATCCAACACTCGGCAAAAAACTTCTCATCACCGGAGGTGGGCGGTGCAATGTGACCAACAACAAGCCCGAGGTGCGCACCATGCTCGCGCGATACAAAAAGAGTGACAAGTTTTTATTTTCTGCCTTTACTCAATTTGGCGTGGCAGAGACGCTTGATTTTTTTCATGCACGGGGCATGCCCACAAAAGAAGAGGCCGAGGGTCGCGTATTCCCCGTATCAAATAAAGCACAGTCAGTCTACGATGTGTTGGTAAAGTATATGAAAGAAGGTGGCGTACAGATCCAGCCTAAAGCAAAGGTCACGAGTATCGCCACAGAAAAATCTACTGGCGAGATCGCCATCACGCTCGCTGACAAATCAGAAATACGCACGCAGTCATGCATCGTTGCTTCAGGCGGCACCTCGCGTCCCGAGACAGGCTCTACTGGTGATGGATTTGGTTGGCTCTCGAAGCTCGGTCATAAAGTCATCGCCAATGATATGGCGCTCGTACCCATTGCGCTCAAAGACGCATGGGTGAAAAAATGCGCGGGCGTAGCGCTCACTGATATCAAACTGACCACATTTCAAAATGGCAAAAAACAAAAAGCATACAAGGGTAAGATGCTCTTTACCCATGTCGGTATCAGCGGTCCCGCAGTGCTTAATATGAGTAGAGATGTAGGCGAGCTACTGCGTGACGAAGAAGAAGTCACTATCATGCTCGATCTGTTCCCAACACTTGATGCGGGCACATTACGCGCAAGATTGCAGGCAATCTTGGTGGCGGATAGCAATAAAAAAATAAAAAATGTTCTTTCACCATTTATCCAGCCCGCTCTTGTTTTACCACTGCTCGCAGAGGCCGGCATTGATAGCGAGACGCCAAGTCATAGCGTGCGCACAGACGAGCGCAAAACACTTGCTGCGCTTCTCAAGGCGATTCCATTGCATGTTGCAGGGTTGCTCGGTAAAGACAAAGCAATCGTATCATCGGGAGGCGTTGAGCTTAGTCAGATTGATTTCAAGACTATGCAGTCGCGTGTAGTGCTGCAGCTCTATATAGTAGGTGACATGCTCAATATTGATCGGCCATCGGGCGGATATAGTCTTCAGCTTTGCTGGACTACCGGTTATGTCGCAGGTAATAGTTGCTAA
- a CDS encoding copper-translocating P-type ATPase, with the protein MDQDRHKHQHAGHDMSAMSHADHEAAMTNPQMAKQMEVDMRRRFFVALALTIPIVFYSPMGEMLFHISLWSPIPKTLLLFLLTTPVVFWAGSIFITGTYYSLRAKKLNMSVLIATGVLAAYLGSIALSLIGGGEVFYEAAAMLITFVLFGHWMEMKSRRGTSDSLRALFDLVPPQARVLRDGKEVLIPSAEVLRDDTVVLKPGDKAPVDGIVIEGETAIDESLVTGESLPVSKKIGDAVIGGSINQAGSVQFRATKVGADTVLASIIKMVETAQNSKAPGQRIADKAASWLVVLAIGSGIAAFFGWYVFAGAPFVVALTFAISAIVIACPDALGLATPTAVTVGTGLGAKHNILIKDATTLEGASKIDAIVLDKTGTLTEGKPKVTDVIAASGFSDKDVLRFAASVEAKSSHPLSMAIIAEAKKHSIDVSVVENFQSLSGLGLEAVVDGKKVLIGTERLLRDKGVAFESMRGEIESLLAKGKTLSIVAVDGVVAGIIGISDSIRASSKKTITELKKLGIQTAMITGDNKKIAEAVGAELGIDRVFAEVLPEDKASFIKKLQSEGRFVAMVGDGVNDAPALAQSDIGIAIGAGTDVAIETGNIVLMKSDPYDIVAAIRLSKATVRKMKQNLFWAAIYNILAIPVAAGVFYTSLGWSLRPEISALLMSASSIIVATNAVLLRRVESELLS; encoded by the coding sequence ATGGATCAGGATCGTCACAAGCATCAACACGCCGGCCATGATATGTCCGCGATGTCTCATGCGGATCATGAGGCCGCGATGACCAACCCACAAATGGCAAAACAAATGGAGGTAGATATGCGTCGGCGTTTTTTTGTCGCGCTCGCGCTTACTATTCCTATTGTTTTTTACTCGCCCATGGGAGAGATGCTTTTTCATATTTCCCTGTGGTCACCGATACCAAAGACCCTGCTTCTTTTTTTGTTGACGACTCCAGTCGTGTTTTGGGCGGGATCTATTTTTATTACAGGCACCTACTACTCGCTCCGAGCGAAAAAACTCAATATGTCAGTCTTGATCGCTACCGGTGTGTTGGCGGCGTATCTCGGTAGCATCGCGCTTTCTTTGATCGGGGGAGGTGAAGTGTTTTACGAGGCGGCGGCGATGCTTATCACCTTCGTTCTTTTTGGGCATTGGATGGAGATGAAATCACGCCGTGGTACTTCAGATTCACTACGCGCGCTTTTTGATCTGGTGCCGCCGCAAGCCCGAGTCTTGCGTGACGGTAAAGAAGTTTTGATACCGAGCGCAGAGGTGCTACGGGACGATACGGTGGTGTTAAAGCCGGGGGATAAGGCTCCGGTTGATGGCATTGTTATAGAGGGCGAGACGGCGATCGACGAATCACTTGTCACAGGAGAATCACTACCAGTTTCAAAAAAAATAGGAGACGCGGTGATTGGTGGTTCTATCAACCAAGCCGGTTCGGTACAATTTCGCGCGACAAAAGTTGGCGCAGATACGGTACTTGCTTCTATCATCAAGATGGTAGAAACAGCACAAAATTCCAAAGCGCCCGGGCAGCGTATCGCTGATAAAGCCGCCTCATGGCTTGTAGTGCTCGCGATTGGGTCTGGCATCGCCGCATTTTTTGGCTGGTATGTCTTTGCTGGCGCGCCGTTCGTTGTGGCGCTTACATTTGCTATCTCGGCTATTGTGATTGCTTGTCCAGACGCCCTTGGCCTTGCTACGCCAACAGCAGTCACGGTGGGTACGGGGCTTGGCGCAAAACACAATATTCTTATCAAAGATGCTACAACGCTCGAAGGCGCATCAAAGATAGACGCCATCGTGCTCGATAAAACAGGTACGCTTACCGAAGGCAAGCCAAAGGTGACAGACGTTATCGCGGCCAGTGGGTTTTCTGACAAAGATGTTCTTCGGTTTGCCGCAAGCGTTGAGGCAAAATCAAGCCATCCGCTCTCAATGGCCATTATTGCCGAGGCAAAAAAACACAGCATCGATGTATCTGTGGTGGAAAATTTCCAGTCACTTTCCGGTTTAGGCCTCGAGGCAGTCGTAGATGGCAAAAAAGTTCTTATCGGCACTGAGCGTTTACTGCGCGACAAAGGTGTCGCGTTTGAGAGTATGAGAGGTGAGATCGAGAGCCTCTTAGCAAAGGGGAAGACATTGAGTATCGTAGCTGTTGATGGTGTGGTCGCGGGTATCATTGGTATTTCTGATTCTATTCGCGCATCATCAAAAAAGACCATAACCGAATTAAAAAAACTCGGCATTCAAACCGCCATGATTACCGGAGACAACAAAAAAATAGCAGAAGCAGTAGGGGCGGAGCTCGGCATTGATCGTGTATTTGCCGAAGTGTTGCCAGAAGATAAGGCGAGTTTTATAAAAAAACTTCAAAGTGAAGGAAGATTTGTCGCCATGGTAGGCGACGGCGTCAACGACGCTCCAGCGCTCGCGCAGTCAGATATTGGTATTGCGATTGGCGCTGGTACGGACGTTGCTATAGAGACGGGTAATATTGTCCTCATGAAATCCGATCCATATGATATAGTCGCTGCCATTCGTCTGAGCAAGGCAACGGTACGCAAGATGAAGCAAAATCTTTTTTGGGCAGCAATTTATAATATACTAGCGATTCCGGTGGCTGCTGGAGTGTTTTATACATCGCTCGGTTGGTCACTGCGCCCCGAGATTTCCGCGTTGCTTATGTCGGCCTCATCCATCATAGTTGCTACAAACGCGGTATTATTAAGACGAGTTGAATCAGAGCTTTTAAGCTAA
- a CDS encoding CxxC-x17-CxxC domain-containing protein: MAYFNKDNRGGGNKFGKRSFGGRNDRPQMHDAVCGKCGKRCQVPFRPTGERPVYCSDCFDKERDGGSERDGGGRTFDRNDRGNSRFEERRMYAAVCSKCGKKCEVPFLPTGGRPTFCKDCFDGAGGDLSLDGPARDERPKRSFDDRKFTDRSGSKPADYKADFASLNAKLDKLISILTPAVSQKETAKPVAETPKIVEAKKSPAKKAAAPKKAKKK; this comes from the coding sequence ATGGCCTATTTCAACAAAGACAACCGAGGCGGCGGCAACAAGTTCGGCAAACGAAGTTTTGGCGGACGCAATGACCGTCCCCAGATGCATGACGCTGTGTGTGGCAAGTGTGGCAAGCGCTGCCAAGTGCCGTTTCGCCCTACCGGCGAGCGTCCTGTGTACTGCAGTGACTGTTTTGATAAAGAACGCGACGGCGGGTCCGAGCGCGATGGTGGCGGACGCACTTTTGACCGCAACGATCGTGGTAACTCACGCTTTGAAGAGCGTCGTATGTATGCAGCGGTCTGCAGTAAATGTGGCAAAAAATGCGAAGTACCATTTTTGCCTACCGGTGGACGCCCAACTTTCTGCAAAGATTGTTTCGATGGTGCTGGCGGAGATCTCTCGCTCGACGGCCCAGCTCGTGATGAGCGCCCAAAGCGCAGCTTCGATGATCGCAAATTTACTGACCGAAGTGGCTCAAAGCCAGCAGATTACAAAGCAGATTTTGCTTCACTCAATGCCAAGCTCGATAAACTCATCAGTATATTGACACCAGCAGTATCTCAAAAAGAAACTGCAAAGCCCGTAGCTGAGACTCCCAAGATCGTTGAGGCAAAGAAGTCTCCAGCCAAAAAAGCAGCAGCCCCCAAAAAGGCTAAAAAGAAATAA
- a CDS encoding pseudouridine synthase, with translation MKPPRKPEPSKPANSYPMRINKYLALKNYATRRGADEIITKGLVFINGHKAVLGDKVTENDEVEVQAKGPAKKYVYLAYNKPKGIVTSLPQLGDMDIKTQLKNTPVASDIFPLGRLDKDSRGLIILTNDGRVTDRLLNPEFEHEKEYEVRTQEHLRESFEKHMSEGVDIGEGVMTKPCTVKRVSDNAFRIVLGEGKKHQIRRMVTALHNTVTDLRRIRVLNIKLGPLTEGTYRKIEGKELADFLSSLGIDR, from the coding sequence ATGAAACCGCCTCGAAAACCCGAGCCATCAAAGCCCGCTAATAGCTATCCAATGCGCATCAATAAATATCTTGCGCTTAAAAACTACGCAACGCGGCGTGGCGCTGATGAAATCATCACCAAAGGCCTCGTATTTATCAACGGACACAAAGCAGTGCTGGGCGATAAAGTCACCGAAAATGATGAAGTGGAGGTACAAGCAAAAGGACCTGCTAAAAAATATGTATATCTTGCCTACAATAAACCCAAAGGTATTGTGACAAGCTTGCCGCAACTAGGTGATATGGATATCAAGACCCAGCTCAAAAATACACCGGTGGCATCTGATATATTTCCGCTCGGGCGCCTCGATAAAGACTCGCGTGGACTCATCATCTTGACTAATGATGGCCGCGTCACCGATCGGCTTTTGAATCCCGAATTTGAACATGAGAAAGAATACGAAGTACGCACCCAAGAACACCTGCGCGAAAGCTTTGAAAAACACATGTCAGAAGGTGTTGATATCGGTGAGGGAGTCATGACCAAGCCGTGTACCGTAAAGCGAGTGAGTGACAATGCGTTTCGCATTGTTTTAGGAGAAGGTAAAAAACACCAAATCCGCCGTATGGTCACCGCACTTCACAATACCGTCACTGACTTGCGCCGCATTCGGGTACTCAATATCAAACTCGGCCCACTCACCGAAGGTACCTACCGTAAGATAGAAGGCAAAGAACTTGCAGATTTTTTGAGCTCGCTCGGCATCGATAGGTAA
- a CDS encoding multicopper oxidase family protein, giving the protein MNKILGIALAVVVGVFVLYSALFNQSARNVPSTNISDLSLAKPATTIELKDGDTYDLTASYVKKNIGGQDQKMLAYNGSIPGPTIRVPQGAEVTINFKNNTDLPALLHSHGVRMDNAFDGSQLQQKEMNPGESFSYKLKFPDAGVYWYHPHAKEVYGQGLGLYGAFIVSPADSNYFPPVNREMPLFLSDLPIENGVIELDKDTPSHSLMGHYGNIMLVNGEEMPNIEAKAGEVLRLYIVNAANARPFNVAIKGLKLKLIGADSGAYEQASLVDSVMLMPSERAIIDVLIPLAGIYEIQHQTPKKIYPLGTLSVAEDRVEVSHGQAFTLLQKSQATIDSIDRLRSLFNKEPEKRIALTLDMAGGMMGAQGSHMMPNGQMMGGGMMGGSPDGIEWDDAGQMMNHMMDSAMVKWKIVDQDTGKANMDIDWAFKRGEPVKIRIFNDPKSMHPMQHPIHFHGQRFLVVARNGVQQTNLVWKDTTLVRSGETVDIILDPSNPGEWMAHCHISEHLESGMMFDFTVR; this is encoded by the coding sequence ATGAATAAAATCCTTGGCATTGCGTTAGCTGTCGTCGTCGGAGTATTTGTGCTGTATAGCGCCTTATTCAATCAAAGTGCGCGCAATGTACCCTCTACGAATATCTCAGATTTATCGCTAGCAAAACCCGCCACGACTATCGAGCTCAAAGATGGCGACACGTATGACCTGACTGCAAGTTATGTCAAAAAGAATATCGGTGGGCAGGATCAGAAAATGCTCGCATATAATGGCTCCATCCCAGGACCCACCATTCGCGTACCACAGGGGGCGGAGGTGACTATCAATTTTAAAAATAATACTGACTTACCCGCATTATTGCATTCGCACGGTGTACGCATGGACAATGCTTTTGACGGATCGCAATTGCAGCAAAAAGAGATGAATCCAGGAGAATCGTTCTCGTACAAACTCAAGTTCCCTGATGCAGGCGTGTATTGGTATCATCCGCATGCAAAAGAAGTCTATGGTCAGGGGCTCGGGCTGTATGGTGCATTTATCGTCAGTCCTGCCGATTCAAACTACTTTCCCCCTGTAAACCGCGAGATGCCACTTTTTCTTTCCGACTTACCCATTGAAAACGGCGTCATTGAGCTTGATAAAGATACGCCGAGCCATTCTCTCATGGGTCACTATGGCAATATAATGCTTGTCAATGGTGAAGAGATGCCAAATATCGAAGCCAAGGCAGGTGAGGTACTGCGTTTGTATATCGTCAATGCTGCCAACGCGCGCCCTTTCAATGTCGCCATCAAGGGCTTAAAGCTTAAACTTATTGGCGCCGATAGCGGTGCGTACGAGCAAGCATCGTTGGTTGATAGTGTCATGCTTATGCCGTCAGAGCGAGCTATCATTGATGTATTAATTCCGCTTGCAGGAATATACGAGATACAGCACCAAACACCCAAAAAAATATATCCCCTTGGTACTTTGTCAGTAGCCGAAGATCGAGTAGAAGTGTCACATGGGCAAGCTTTTACCCTTTTGCAAAAAAGTCAGGCGACCATAGATAGTATCGATCGGCTCCGATCATTGTTTAATAAAGAGCCCGAAAAGCGTATCGCGCTAACGCTTGATATGGCTGGCGGCATGATGGGTGCGCAAGGTAGTCATATGATGCCAAATGGGCAAATGATGGGCGGTGGCATGATGGGAGGAAGCCCCGACGGTATTGAGTGGGATGATGCTGGTCAAATGATGAATCACATGATGGATTCCGCGATGGTCAAATGGAAAATCGTTGATCAAGATACGGGCAAGGCAAATATGGATATTGATTGGGCATTCAAGAGGGGTGAGCCAGTCAAGATAAGAATCTTCAACGATCCAAAGTCGATGCACCCGATGCAGCACCCGATTCATTTCCACGGTCAGCGATTTTTGGTCGTCGCACGCAATGGAGTTCAGCAGACTAATCTCGTATGGAAAGATACGACCTTGGTAAGATCTGGCGAAACGGTTGATATCATCCTTGATCCCTCAAATCCAGGTGAATGGATGGCTCACTGCCACATCTCCGAGCATCTTGAGAGCGGCATGATGTTTGATTTTACTGTGCGATAG
- a CDS encoding ATP-binding cassette domain-containing protein, whose amino-acid sequence MSRDEVIVRFEEVSFEYGHKYPIIKEVSFPIRRGAKITLMGQNGAGKSTLFGLIMGAHKPESGQIHIAHGLTIATARQVIPRDQMDLTVREFFEKCFTKKVYDIDPRIAKVLEVVHLTAPLDKVIKTFSGGQQARLLLASALIQDPDLLLLDEPTNNLDKAGIEHLTQFLIDYKKTCIVISHDADFLNAFSTGVLYLDVFKRTIEQYVGNYFDVVKDITARIERENKKNAQLAKEIQENKDKANFFAQKGGKMRNVAKKMRDKTESLESEMMDVRQEDKTIRQFVIPSQPEIVGDILYITSYITIKNHKPVTHKSDIKLKRNTHLLIKGPNGIGKTTLLETIARGAKGTKIMDDIIVGYYRQDFSTLNFEDTVRESLMEVMDKKVEENMRGTAARFLITSEIIGTKIGRLSEGQKGLVAFARLVLQKPGLLILDEPTNHINFRHIPVIAEALNKYDGAMILVSHVPEFVKQIRIDQALDLEK is encoded by the coding sequence ATGTCGCGCGACGAAGTTATTGTTCGGTTTGAAGAAGTCTCGTTTGAATACGGGCACAAATACCCCATTATCAAGGAGGTCAGTTTTCCTATTCGCCGTGGCGCCAAGATCACCCTCATGGGTCAAAATGGCGCAGGCAAGAGTACGCTCTTTGGACTCATCATGGGCGCGCACAAACCCGAGTCAGGGCAGATTCATATCGCGCATGGCCTGACTATCGCTACTGCACGCCAAGTAATCCCGCGCGATCAGATGGATCTGACGGTGCGCGAATTTTTTGAAAAATGTTTTACTAAAAAAGTGTATGACATCGATCCGCGTATCGCTAAAGTACTCGAGGTCGTGCATCTGACAGCTCCGCTCGATAAGGTGATCAAGACATTTTCTGGTGGTCAGCAAGCGCGGCTTTTGCTCGCATCAGCACTCATCCAAGATCCCGATCTTTTGCTGCTCGACGAGCCGACCAACAATCTTGATAAAGCTGGCATCGAGCATCTCACGCAATTTCTTATTGATTACAAAAAGACTTGCATCGTCATCTCGCACGATGCGGATTTTCTCAACGCGTTTAGTACAGGCGTGTTGTATCTCGATGTATTCAAACGCACCATCGAGCAGTATGTAGGTAACTACTTTGATGTAGTCAAAGACATCACTGCGCGTATCGAGCGCGAAAACAAAAAGAATGCTCAGCTCGCCAAAGAGATTCAAGAAAATAAAGATAAGGCAAACTTCTTTGCACAAAAAGGTGGCAAGATGCGCAATGTCGCCAAAAAGATGCGTGACAAAACTGAGTCGTTAGAGAGCGAGATGATGGATGTCCGCCAAGAAGATAAGACCATCAGGCAGTTTGTCATCCCATCACAGCCAGAGATCGTGGGTGATATCTTGTATATTACTTCATACATCACGATCAAAAATCACAAACCCGTCACGCACAAGTCTGATATCAAGCTCAAGCGCAATACGCATCTTTTGATCAAGGGGCCAAATGGTATTGGCAAGACTACGCTGCTCGAGACGATTGCGCGCGGCGCCAAGGGCACCAAGATTATGGATGATATTATCGTAGGGTACTATCGCCAAGATTTCTCAACGCTCAATTTTGAAGACACCGTGCGTGAATCGCTCATGGAGGTGATGGATAAAAAAGTAGAAGAAAATATGCGGGGGACCGCGGCACGCTTTTTGATAACCTCTGAGATTATCGGTACCAAAATCGGCAGGTTGTCAGAAGGGCAAAAGGGTCTCGTCGCATTTGCGCGTTTGGTGCTCCAAAAACCAGGCCTTTTGATCCTTGATGAGCCTACCAACCACATCAATTTTCGTCATATCCCTGTTATTGCTGAGGCTTTAAACAAATACGATGGCGCCATGATCTTGGTCAGCCACGTACCCGAGTTTGTCAAACAAATCCGCATTGATCAGGCACTCGACCTCGAAAAGTAG
- a CDS encoding cold shock domain-containing protein — MMNGTIKTLTDKGYGFIARNGEEKDLFFHSKELNGVMYDELKVGDNVTFEVSDGPKGPAATNVSRV; from the coding sequence ATGATGAACGGAACAATCAAAACTCTTACGGACAAGGGATATGGATTCATCGCTCGCAATGGCGAAGAGAAGGATCTTTTCTTTCACTCCAAAGAGTTGAACGGCGTCATGTATGATGAGCTCAAAGTTGGCGACAATGTCACCTTCGAGGTATCAGACGGACCAAAGGGTCCCGCCGCGACCAACGTATCACGCGTATAA